From Longimicrobiaceae bacterium:
CCCCGCTGCCGGCGCGCGGCCGGGTCCACGATCAGCGCACGGAGCGCCGCGGCCAGCGCGTCGGCGTCCCCCGGGGGCACCAGGGCACCGCAGGCATCGTCCACGATCTCCGTGGCCCCGCCGAGGGCGGTGGTGACCGAGGGGAGCCCGGCGAGGAGCGCCTCCACGAAGGCGATCCCGAAGGGCTCCGGCCCCAGGTTGGGCTGACAGTGGACGTCGGCGGCCGCGAGGATCCGCGGAACGTCGCTCCGCTGGCCGGCAAAACGGACCCGGTCGGCGATCCCCAGGCGGCGGGCCAGGGCCTCCAGCTCGCCGCGATAGACGGCCTCCTCGGGGCGCTGCGCCCCGCCCACCAGCCAGCAGACCCACCCGGGCACCTCGCGGAGGCGCCCGAGCGCCTCCAGGTGCAGCGAGTGCCCCTTCCACGCCTCCAGCCGGCTGGTCTGGACGACGACCACCGCGTCCTCGGGGGTGTCCAGCTCCGCCCGCACGGCGCGCCGGTCCTCCGCTCCGTTCTGGACCGTGGGCGCCGCCACGGGGCAGTAGACCACCTCGCCGCGGACCCCCGCGTACAGCCGCGGGAGCGTCGCCGCGGTGAAGCGGCTGTTGCAGACCGCCAGGTCCGGCCGGGTGAGCCGGGCGATGCGCTCGAGCCACCCCCTTCCGTGCACCCGGTCGTGGAGCCAGAGCACCAGCGGCGCTCCCGCGGCCCGAACCGCCGGCGCGAAAACCGCCTGCGGCCAGAGACCGTGCAGGACCACCGCATCGGACCGCTCCCGCCGGATCAGCTCGCGCAGGGCGCGGCGCGCGCGCAGGACGCTGGCGGGCCGGCTCATGCGGACCGGGCCGACCCCGTGCACG
This genomic window contains:
- a CDS encoding glycosyltransferase, whose amino-acid sequence is MRALHVYSGNMYGGVETLLVTLARHRAEAPGMESRFAVCFEGRLSDELRAAGAPVHGVGPVRMSRPASVLRARRALRELIRRERSDAVVLHGLWPQAVFAPAVRAAGAPLVLWLHDRVHGRGWLERIARLTRPDLAVCNSRFTAATLPRLYAGVRGEVVYCPVAAPTVQNGAEDRRAVRAELDTPEDAVVVVQTSRLEAWKGHSLHLEALGRLREVPGWVCWLVGGAQRPEEAVYRGELEALARRLGIADRVRFAGQRSDVPRILAAADVHCQPNLGPEPFGIAFVEALLAGLPSVTTALGGATEIVDDACGALVPPGDADALAAALRALIVDPAARRQRG